The window tccatttttgtTTCGAAACCTTGTTTCTCCTTCACTCTTTTTTGAAAAACTTTTTAATTGTAATGTAAATATAAGGAAACATCTCGCAATTTAACAATCTTGTATAATTGAATGGGTGGTGAAAACTGTGAAGCACTGGACTGCTggctgaaaagttggcggtttgaacccaactACGGGCTCCTTGGAAGATAGGCtcggtaatctgcttccaaagatcgtagccttgaaaactctctggagcagctctactgtggacacacagggtcaccaagagttgtcatcgacttgatggcaacgagagCAATAATGCTGCAGTGACGTTGGTTACGTTTATCTGGTGTGCAACTATTACGATCTTTTCCCACCTTATTCCACCACAGTCACAGAAACTAAATGTCCCCTACGCAATGAAccctcttcctccttttccatccctggtaaccactaatgagtTTGGTCATTTTACATTTGCCTACTTCATAGAAGTGGGATCatcgtatttgtccttttgtgactgacttatgtcactcagcaaAGTTCGTCCATATTCTAACATCTCTCAGGGCTTTGTTTCTCTTAATGACTAAGCAGTATTCCGTTTATGGATATACTGTATTTTGTTGAtctagtcatctgttgatggacatttagtttgtgtctgtattttggcttttgtgaatagtgctgcagtgaatattagTGTACAGATTGGTGTTTGATTTTCTGCGTTTCATTCTTTTGGGTATCtggctaggagtgggattgctgggtcatatcatAGTTCTATagtcagctttttgaggaactgccaaactttaccACAGAGgccgtaccattttgcattcccaccagcaatggatgatggTCCCGGTTTCTCTAAATCTTTGCCAGCACtcgttattttccattttttctcctcccccaccccccttttTAAATTTCTGTGACACTTCTATGCCTTTGCCCTGGTCAGATTGTGCTGACTCCACCAGTATTGCCCACTGTCTTACTCTTCGCTGAGTTTCCGTATACTTACCTACTATCTATTAGTGTTTTCCCTCTCTAACCCTCTGCTCCCTCtcaaccatcaaaaattgtttctctctgtgtgtaaacttatttcatgagtttttataaatagtggtctcatacagtatcttttttgaaggataattttgctggatGCAGAATCGtaggtttgtatttttttttctctcttctctcaacACTAAATATTTTGTTATACTTTCACTTTGCTtacatggtttttttttcttaagacaaATCTGATGTAACTCTTAATCTTGCTCTTTAATAGGATGGTGATCTTACCCCACTCTGGcttctttcagtattttctctttgattttgtGTAGTTTGAATCTAATATCACAAGATGTAATTTTTTgggtatttatcctgcttggtgtTGCCTGGACTTCCTGAATCTTTGGTTTGGTGTGCATCATCACCTTTATAAGTTTGTCATTCCTCATTACCTCAACtatttcttctgttcatttctacTGTCTTTCCTTTCTGATATTTTCAGTATGTGGATGGCCCACCTTGAGAAATTgtcccacagttcttggatattCTGTTCtatctttttcattctttttttctctctgcgTTTCCGTTTTGACTGTTTCTGTAGCTGTATCATCAcgctcactgattctttccttggcTTTGTCCTGTCATTTGTTAAACCTGTTAAAGGCACTCTTAatttctgttacagtgttttttccatttgtagtgtttcctttggtttcttgattaCAGTTTCCCTCTCTCTGGTTACACTACCCATGTGTTATTACATATTGTAGACTTTATTTATTAGCACCCCAGCAGGCTAATTATAGCATGTTAAATTATAACAATTATTGATATAGTAGCAAGGGGTGGCCAACAGGGAAGTCTAGTATAGCGCAGTGATTAAGGCTCAGTCTTTTAGTGAGCCCCTGCCCAGAGCAATACCGTAAAAGTGCTTCTCTGCTTTGCTCCTCACAAATTCAGAGAGACAGGAAGCCTAGATGGGGGTGGAGTTGGGTATTTCGCTACTGCAGTTCAGTTAGACTCTGGTAAAATAGGTTCTCTAGAGGGAGGCCTTGTCAGGAAGAATAGTGTCCTCTGGGAAAGTTCTGAAATGGCTGTTTCTCACATTTCCCCTACTGGAAGGAAACACAAGGAGATTTTCCTCTGACGGGCACACCAAGAACCTGATGGGGTACCTGCAGGTAAAACAAAAACTCTGTGGGTCCCCCTGAGACTCGGCCTCCCTGGCATTTGTAACCCTGAAGTTGTCCACATCGAGCTTCCAGCAATTCATCAATTGCATTTTAAGTTCTCTTACGCTGATACTGATCCTAGAGGTAGCTTCTGCTCCTAGGTGTTTGCCCTGGTGTGATACTCTGCATCTGCTTATGTGTCCCTCCAGTTTTGGGGCAGCAGTTTGCCCTGAGATCTCAATATTCTGAGTTCAGTGTGTTCAGGCTTTTTCTTCTGAGGATGGGAGCGATGACGACCACCAAaagcaaaaacccagtgccgttgagtcgattctgtctcatagcgaccctataggacagagtagaactgccttatagagtttccaaggaccacttgGCGGATTcgactgtcgaccttttggttagcagccgtagcacttaaccactatgccaccggggtttcctgatGATTACCAAGCTCCTTATATATTGAACCAGAAACCAGAGGTCTTCATTTGTGTCTCATGTCGTTACTATGGTCTTTATTTTCATGTTAGCTTCTTTATACTATTAATTTGCGCTGCTTTTGTTTTTCCAGTTTCTCAAATTTACATGCTTAGCCTATTGCTAGTGATCTTTTCTTTTCTGGGTATAAGCAACGTATCTTACCTTTCATAGGTGTGAAGGAGCCCTTTGACTCCTCTCTCTCTAAGTTGGGACTTGTTGAAATTGATGTGCATGTGAAATATATATGAGTGCTTGCAAAATCATCCTAGCCTGCTTCCGAGTTTCTAGAATTGAAAGTacagtcttttttttcccttatcaAGCCAGGTTTCACTAGCTTATGTTTTCTAAAATGATTATTTTCTACCTGTGCTAACTTACTAAAGATAAATATGCTTGCGTTACTTGTCACTTGTCACCTTACTGTGCTAATCTTCTGTTCAATATTACCGCtacctgatatatatatatatagtacaaaTACATGTATATGTAAGTATTGTCCATGCTCAAAGAACTTATGATCCATGTTCATCTGGAAATTTCTGTTTTATTCACAGCTGTATCTGCTTTGCCAACATGAAGCAGGCTCTGTGTCAATATTACCTAAATCTAACTGAATAAGTAAATGTAGCCAAAATTAAGAGCCTGAAGGGAAGAAGTTTCGTCTGAGACACAGGACTTTACCAGGAGAAGTAGCTCCAGGTCTTGTGAATTGAATGGGTTGCTTCATTTGTCTCCTCTCCTTAGTATCCGTCAGGGCTTTAGGTCGTCCATGGTGTTGTTGGAGAATAATAGCCAGAATAACAAAAAAACCGTATGCATGTGAACAGAAATGGAGTTGTCAGGAATTTAGGCTGCAAAGACAAATTGACCTGCATTCTGTCCCTAGCTCAGCAATATTCCATGTGGATAACGTTGAACATGTGATTAAATGAATGTTTCTAACTTTTCTCAGCTATGACATGTTTGAAATAGTATCTGCTTAGAAAAGTCATGAGAAAAAATTGAGCCAGGgtgttgaaaactttttccaaaACCTTTTACAAATCATAGGTGCTCAGTCTATTGTATAATGAATGTTAGGGTTTTTGCtgactttaaaatatataatctGGCCCACTGCAGTAGAAGAGGCTTTTGGATTTTGGCTGTAGCTCAAAGTTTGTTAAGATCCCATCTTAACCAGACTTGATTAGAGATGAAATACACAGCTGATATATCACTTCCCCTCCAAGACAAGTCTTTCTTACTCTAAAGCTGCTCTATTTTAGCACCCAAGGCATAGATTAGCAGCTATTTCTCTCCTCACTCTATGGGGAAGTCTTTAGGTTGGTGCTATGTCATAGAGGTTAGACTTAAAGAGACCAGGGGATTCCAGTGTTCACAGATCGGGTAGTCATGGTTGTGTGCCTTCCAGGGGCTGCGAAAGTGAGAGAATTTTGGAGTGGAGCCTCTAGAGGGCTGGTGTATCAGCCTCTGTTTCCTAGGCTTCACAGGCAATTTAATAGGTAAACCTTCTACACTTCAACTTACttacaaaattatttatttttgtggtagAATTTATATAtaacaacatttgccagttcaatgGCATTTACACATATAACTTGGTCACATtgattatgtttatcatgttgtgcaaaaaaagaaaaaaccaaacctgttgccgttgagtcgattccgattcatagcgaccctataggtcagagtggagctgccccatagggtttccaaggagtgcctggtggatttgaactgtcaaccttttggttagcagccgtagcacttacccagtacgccaccagggtttcctcatatttTACAGTCACTACAAAGTGGAAACCGTAACCTCTTAGTCAGCAAACACAAGGGTGTCCTGTTCTTGTTTCTGCACAGGTAGTGCTCTCTGTCACCTTATAACATTAAAGTGTGTTTTTGTGAGGGTGTATGGGTTTGTTTGTTGAGGAGGCAGTCACTAATAATTGGTGAACAGTTGCATCAGGTCTCAAAATTTGGGAATTGTGGGGAGATCTGGATTCTCATTTTTCCTGTCTCACCTGAGCTCTTTTTAGTTACCTTTGCCTGTGTCTCTGTGAAAGGGATAGATAAGATGACAGCACACCTGAGTTTTTGAAAATAGGTGAATGACAGTAAAAACTCTCCAAATGGGTATTCTTTTTTCAGCAATTAGACCTATCACCTCCTGATCTCCAAGAGTTCAAGAAAATATGACTAGCTCAGGGCCTTAGTTTGCCACTTGTTTGTGTGGGCCCTCGGTCCTTCCGTGGCTATGAGGGGCAAAAGGAAAAACTGTCCTTCTGCAGTGTTTCCCAGTTATTAATACCTCACCTTGCCTTCACCCCATGCTTTGTGTTGTTTAGTGTTCTGGTGGGTCTTACGAAAGGCACTGTAATTGTTCACAAGGAAGTGATGATCTTAATAAGagcatttctttaatttttgctatgttttcttactgttctAGGCAATAAAGAGAGCAGAATAAGACCGCAATTGGTCACGGTCAGCATGTAGGGAAATTATTTCAGTGACTGGAAGTCTGTGGAACAGGATGcaatcagtgaggaagtgaatgtagttagtgaagggaTGAGGCTGATAACCTATACCGTAAAATAGACCTTGGTGGAACACAGAACCTTATCTACTCCCTACAAATTCTCAGTTTTCCAGGACTGTCAGCCTCaccctttatttttaaaaacattggaGTACATGGTACCTGGCTGACCCAGAATGTGTgggatgttttaggactcagtggtcatCGAGGATGTGGCCGTGGTCTTTACCCAGGAAGAGTGGGCTTTCCTGGGTGTTGCTAAGCagaaactctacagagatgtgatgataggaaccttcagaaacctggcctcagtagGTAAGAAGGGCATCATTATTTATTTAGTGAACAAAAGTATTTTACTTACAGATTTTGTTTCAGTATTTGGGCTGAGGAATGTGAATAAATCGGTAAATAAACAGGCAGTGGCTTCTTGGTCCATTGAGCTCACATTTCCTAGCttcccccaggaagataaaaggTCTGTGTATTAAAGTGAGCTTTCAGTTCTCCTGTGATTAAAAGCCCGGAGATTCTTGAACTGTGTAAACATTGGCTTCAGGGATCACTTAGGGGCACTGAGAGATTTGTTGTTTGGAACCTTGCACTGAGTTTTACTGTGTTGATTACATGTTGGACACGATTATTTTGATACACATAAACTCACACCTGTCCATCTCCAGAGACCCTGAAGAGCAAAATGTTGGCCCAGTATCAAGGAAATGTTCGTTGCTTTTCACTGTCTTCTCTCATGATATATGTTTCTCCATGAGCACAGTGTTTGGTATACACATTTGTTTTCCTAGAGAAGCAAGGGAAAGATCTGAGGACAGTGGAGAGAGGACTCATCCAGGGCCACTGTGTTGGGAAGTACCAGGAAAGCCAGATGTTTTTGAAAGACCATCCCTGCACTGAGAGAATTACATTGGGATCAGTCAGCTAGAAAAGTCTCTTTTGGATTGAAGACACAATTTCTCAGATACCTGAGCTTACTTTTCTGACTGTAGCAATCCTCTCAGACTTGTGTTCAGGGAAACCCGTTTCCTCTTAATGATATATGTGTATCGTGCCCAATATCTTTCTACTTAGATCTCCTAATTACGCCTATTCATGTTACTGTCGCTCTCAGTGCTCATGGAAGTATTTCCTAGTAAATGTGTTTCTAACTATTGCCAAAATGCTGAAGCAGGAAAATGGGGCTAAGTCTTTCTTTGTTCACAGCAGCCTTTTTTTCCTCCTAATAATTCCTTTCCTCTTTGTTTCATATTGTGAACCTCAACGTGAGTTATTGGGTCAGTCTCTCAAAACCTTAGCTATGGAGAAAACTTATCCAGTGAACATATAATGGAGCAATTCATGAAGAATAACACCTGGtcctccatgttaggagaaaCCTCCGAATCGTATGGcagtaaggatcagcatgaaaATCAGGGGATACACTTGAGCTGAGTGTCATTCAAACAAGAGAAAACCATACCTCAGGAgaatatttatatgtataaatccgtagccatggagtcaattcctattcctagcgaacctataggacacagtagaactgctccataggatttccaaggagcacctgctggatttgcaCAGccgacttttttgttagcagctgtagctcttaaccactacgccaccagagtttccatgtatgtgtatacacacgtatatatttatgtatatataacagGACTGACGTGGTTCATAACAGTTCAGCAGTTGCTGACATGAACGAGGGCAGAGCGCCCGTTGCATAATGATCAAATCTATTGCCTGTGGGATTTTAACCTGAGTAGGAAACAGCaatgccccactcaaagatggcggtCGACCATGGCACTTTCAGCATGTATCACCTTTCATAGTCCTACCAATAATCTAATCTCCTGCATTAGGTTTCTGACCAGCCACCCTGTGTATCTGTGCCTGTCGGAAGATACCGGGCTGCAGCCACTTCTCTCCATTCCTCATGGCTTCTGATTCCGACCAGGCTCTCTGGGGCCTCTATGCAGTGCCACACACCCAGAGGCAGCCAATTGcaggtgaaagtttgcaaaccCTGAGTGTCCGGTTATTAATGAAGAagcagagcagcttgcatggaGGTTACTTTGATAAATGTGTATCGAAGATCTATAAACATATATACTGTAtatatggtgttcacacaacatTCAGATCACATAACGTCTTTTGTTATTGTAGACATTAAGTGACACATACTTGTTCACGTATATATTGTGAAATTGTGTCTTCAGAGAATTGCAACAACACATTTTCAGAAATGTAACTCAGATATTATTTGAGAAATATTTGATTTGGACACAGTTTTCAGAAagccttatttttcttcaaaacaaCGACAGTCATGGTAGTATTTCTACTAGATGATTTAACCTCTGAAACATGAGACAAGTTGTGGAAATACCATGCATGTTCACTGTGTTTTGTAATGGTAAAATGGGAACAAATGTACTTTCAACAGCATGTTGCCTTTTTTTAACAGAAGTCATACAGTAGAGAGCCTCTGTGAAAGTAATGAAGGCAAACAGTGTGGGAAAACCTTCTGCTGGATTCCAGCTCTTACTGTGCTGAATAGAAACCCTTCAGAAGCAAATCCTTTTGAATGCATAAAGTGTGGGAAAACCTTCCTGGATTACCCACGACATAAGCATCATACCAGATCTCACGCTAGATGCAATAACTGTCTGTGTAGGAAATGTGGAGAAGCCTGCAGTTGTCCCTCTCACCTATCCACTCCTATGAGAGCTCTTAATGGAAAGAAACCCCATATATGTAAGGTATATGAGAAGGATTTCAATTGTATTTCAACCCTTAAGAATCCCATGACAGCACTCACTGATGAGAAACGCTGTGAATGTAACCAGTCTAGGAAAGATTTCTGTAGTTTCTCATCCTTTTTGACACACCTTAGAGGTCATATGCACGAATGTAAAGAATGTCGTAAAACCTATAGTTATCCTTCATCCCTCATTTTACAAAAAAATTTCATAACACAGATAAGCcgtatgaatgtaaggaatgtgggaaagcctttagtcgttCCTCACACCTCACTCAACATCTAAGAATTCAGTGGAGAGAGGCCCTATGAATGTAagcagtgtgggaaagcctttcaaTTTTCCTCACATCTCACTAATCACATAAGAACTCATAGTGGAGAGAtgccttatgaatgtaaagaatgtgggaaagcctttactcaACCCTTATCCCTCACTATACActtaagaactcacagtggagagaagccttatcactgtaaggaatgtgggaaagcctttagtcagtccTCAAACCTCAGTGCACATACAAAAACTCACAAtgggcagaggccttatgaatgtaaggaatgtgggaagacCTTTAGGTATTGTTCACACCTTACTAAACAtagaagaattcacagtggagagagaccttatgaatgtaagcaatgtgggacgGCCCTTACTGATTCCTCTGCCCTCGCTACCCATatgcgaactcacagtggagagaggccttatgaatgtaagaaatgtgggaaggcctttggTTGTTTCTCACACCTCATTTCACAtgtaagaattcacagtggagagaggccttatgaatgtaagcaatgtcagaAGGCTTTTATTCGTTCCTCACACCTCACTCAACATGTaaaaattcacagtggagagagaccttatgaatgtaaggaatgtggaaaagccttcaggTTTTTCTCACACCTCACTcgacatataagaactcacagtggagagaggccttatgagtgtaaggaatgcgggaaagcctttagtcaggctTCAGCCCTCACtgcacataaaagaactcacagtggagagaagtcttatgaatgtaaggaatgtgggaaagcctttagtcaggcctcagccctcagtgcgcatataagaactcacagcaGAGAGGGGCCTTTTGAATGTAAGCAGTGTGAGAAAGCTTTTAGTCAGGCTTCAGCCCTAACTACACAtgtaagaattcacagtggagagaactTATGAATATAAGgtatgtgggaaagcctttagttctTTTTCATACTTCTAAATAAGAAATCAGTGGAGAGACTACTCTGTCAAAATTTGCATGTTTCatcgttctataatttcaaaCAGCAAACTTCCAAACATCTGTGATTAAAGAATAAAGTTTCTCAGTGAGTAGTAAGAAAGCAAACCACCTCGAAGAAGGTGTCATTAGAACTACTTTGGGTTTTTGGGAGAAATGACAGTTTCATTTTAACAAGGGGCTGTCCTCAACAGTGTTTGTTACTTTCTCATTTCAAACTAAATTTTACTCTTCTTGAAGTCTTTGTCTATTGCAAATAAATAAGGGTGCGTGAAAGAGCCTTGAACAAATGTGGTTCtatgttttttaatgtttttattaatGCTATTTTACATACAGTTAAATACACTCATCTTGTATTTGGCT is drawn from Loxodonta africana isolate mLoxAfr1 chromosome X, mLoxAfr1.hap2, whole genome shotgun sequence and contains these coding sequences:
- the LOC100668981 gene encoding zinc finger protein 678-like; the protein is MPYECKECGKAFTQPLSLTIHLRTHSGEKPYHCKECGKAFSQSSNLSAHTKTHNGQRPYECKECGKTFRYCSHLTKHRRIHSGERPYECKQCGTALTDSSALATHMRTHSGERPYECKKCGKAFGCFSHLISHVRIHSGERPYECKQCQKAFIRSSHLTQHVKIHSGERPYECKECGKAFRFFSHLTRHIRTHSGERPYECKECGKAFSQASALTAHKRTHSGEKSYECKECGKAFSQASALSAHIRTHSREGPFECKQCEKAFSQASALTTHVRIHSGENL